A genomic stretch from Methylophilus medardicus includes:
- a CDS encoding type 1 glutamine amidotransferase, protein MKPVVIFRHACCEGAGYLGTFLARHAIPWCEVRIDKGEAVPEGVEAFSGVVLMGGPMSVNDDLPWIPPILQLIRQSVDQDVPLLGHCLGGQLISKALGGVVSKNAVKEIGWGEVQVADHALARDWFGDLQGFNSFHWHGETFTVPAGATHVLSSEHCANQAYVMGKHIGLQCHIEMTPSMVKVWTEQWKHDIAASATSPAVQSAEVMLAAVEADCATLHQVADKVYSRWIEGLV, encoded by the coding sequence ATGAAACCGGTGGTTATTTTCAGGCACGCTTGCTGCGAGGGTGCCGGCTATTTAGGCACTTTTTTAGCGCGGCATGCTATTCCATGGTGCGAGGTGCGTATCGACAAGGGCGAGGCGGTGCCTGAGGGCGTCGAGGCGTTTAGTGGCGTTGTCCTCATGGGCGGCCCAATGAGCGTCAATGATGATTTGCCCTGGATTCCGCCGATATTGCAGCTCATTCGTCAGTCGGTGGATCAAGATGTTCCGCTGCTCGGCCATTGCCTGGGCGGTCAATTGATCAGTAAAGCGCTGGGCGGGGTGGTCAGCAAAAATGCGGTCAAAGAAATTGGTTGGGGCGAAGTGCAGGTGGCTGACCATGCGCTAGCACGTGATTGGTTTGGGGACTTGCAAGGCTTTAATAGTTTTCACTGGCATGGTGAAACGTTCACGGTGCCTGCCGGTGCCACGCATGTCTTGTCCAGTGAACATTGCGCAAATCAGGCTTACGTGATGGGTAAACACATTGGTTTGCAATGCCATATCGAGATGACGCCGAGCATGGTGAAAGTCTGGACCGAGCAATGGAAGCACGACATCGCTGCCTCTGCTACCAGTCCTGCCGTTCAGTCCGCTGAAGTGATGCTTGCAGCGGTTGAAGCCGATTGTGCAACCCTGCATCAAGTGGCGGATAAAGTGTACAGTCGGTGGATCGAAGGGTTAGTCTAA
- a CDS encoding lysophospholipid acyltransferase family protein yields the protein MLLFFCKAIARLPLAWVHNIGVLLGYLSYLFDQKSNRIALANIVQSRLARDALQAKQLVKNSRLEAGKAILETFYIWGNASSKLLPLIKQVHGWEHVTQAQRAGKGLIFLTPHLGCFEITSIYYGEHAPMTVLYRPPKLQWLRELVVTGRQKGQVDMAPANATGVRKLLSALKSGQAIGILPDQIPRQGEGEWADFFGKPAYTMSLASKLASKTGATVLMAFGERLANGAGFHIHLKPVEDISSPSLLNQAIEQQVVQCPVQYLWQYNRFKKRGYAIHKLQTAADVPPHE from the coding sequence TGTTAGGCTACTTGTCTTACCTTTTTGACCAAAAAAGTAATCGCATCGCCCTGGCAAATATCGTGCAAAGTCGCTTAGCGCGCGATGCGCTACAAGCCAAACAGTTAGTCAAAAACAGTCGATTAGAGGCTGGCAAAGCCATTTTAGAAACCTTTTATATTTGGGGCAATGCCAGCAGCAAACTGTTGCCGCTGATAAAGCAAGTGCATGGCTGGGAACATGTCACACAAGCACAACGGGCTGGTAAAGGCTTGATTTTTTTGACCCCACATCTGGGTTGCTTTGAAATCACCTCTATTTATTATGGCGAACACGCGCCAATGACAGTGCTTTATCGGCCGCCTAAATTGCAGTGGCTGCGTGAACTGGTGGTGACAGGCAGACAAAAGGGGCAGGTGGACATGGCGCCGGCCAATGCAACCGGGGTGAGAAAACTGTTATCTGCATTGAAATCCGGGCAAGCCATCGGCATTTTGCCAGACCAGATTCCCAGACAGGGCGAAGGCGAATGGGCGGATTTTTTCGGCAAGCCTGCTTACACCATGAGCTTAGCCAGCAAGTTGGCCAGCAAAACTGGCGCGACGGTGCTGATGGCGTTTGGTGAGCGGCTAGCGAATGGCGCAGGCTTTCACATTCATCTCAAGCCGGTAGAAGATATCAGTAGCCCCAGCTTATTAAACCAAGCCATTGAACAGCAGGTAGTGCAGTGCCCAGTGCAGTATCTTTGGCAATACAACCGGTTTAAAAAACGGGGATACGCGATACATAAACTACAGACAGCAGCTGATGTACCGCCGCATGAATAA